In the Sphingobacterium sp. PCS056 genome, CAAATTTGTTATAGAAAATGTCCCGAATATGGACAAAGCTAAAATTTCGGTACACTGTCATAACGATCTAGGCATGGCAACTGCAAATACAATTGCGGGGCTGCTGGCTGGTGCAAGTCAGGCGGAAGGAACAATAAATGGTGTCGGGGAGCGGGCTGGTAATGCGGCATTGGAAGAAATTGTAATGACTCTTATTATTAAAGATTTACCCATATTTACTACTGTTGATCCTAGTTATATAAGCAAGTTGAGTAAAATGGTTGAAATGGCCATGTCCAATCCTATACAAGCGAATAAGGCTATCGTGGGACGGAATGCTTTTTCCCATTCGTCTGGAATACACCAAGACGGCGTTCTGAAAGATAGGAGCAATTATGAAATTATTGATCCGGCTGTGATTGGGTTTGAAATGCCAGATCTTATACTGACTGCCCGCAGTGGTCGTGCAGCTTTGCGACATCGAATGGAAATTCTTGATATTCATGTTCAGGAAAATGAATTTGAACAGTACTATGCCTATTTTTTGCAATTAGCAGATACCAAATCTATTGTGGCGGATAGCGATCTTATTGACTTATGCACATCGCTCTCAAGAAAAGTCTTCTAATTATCATCAAGCAATTGTAGGGCTTTTGTAATTGAATCGTGTTTTTAATCCTATCTTCATTGCGCCGATATATGGAGGAGAAAGAAAGTTTCCATCTTTCCCCTCTATAATCGTGGTCTTTAGGTATTAGGTGGATCTAAAATTTACATCAGTCCAAATTTTAATCCTAAGAAAAATGTTCTAGGCCTACTCGGGCCATAAATATAGTTGCTGTCTCTATTTTTGCCCGTATCAAAATCGCGTTGATATTGATTGAATATATTTTGAATACCAATATGGAATTGTAAATCTTGCTTGATTTGTTTTAGTGTACATGTATAAGATAGCTTAATATTGTTTTCAAAGAATGTAGGGGAGGTGTAGAGAACATCCTGATCGATACCTGGAGCACCTGCAAAATGAGGAACTTGCATGGGACCGGTCAAGACGCCGGACAATACAGCATTGAATGGATTTTGAGGCCAAAAACTAAGGGTATAATAACCATAAAGATCAGGAGAGCGCAGATATTGTTTCGTGCCTGGAAGATCGGATGACCAGGATACAGTTTGATCATAGGTGGATTTTTGTAAGGTCAAACCGGTCTCCAGTTGTATTTTTTGATCATAATTTAATCTACCTTCCACTGTTACCCCTCGTACGGATGAGTTTCCTCCGTTTTTTCGTAAGAGTTGCTGATTGTTATTTTGATCAGTACCGATTTCTTCCAAAACGAATGTGTTGTACAAGCGGGTGAAAAATCCATCTACTGTAAACCCATAAATCATGTGTTCACTGGCTCTGTTAAAGTCCAAAGAACTATTCAAACTATTGGACGTTTCTGCTATCAAATTTGCATCGGTGCGAATGACGGAAACGCCACCTCCGGCAAAAGCCATATGCATATCGGTTTCTAACGCTTGTGGGGCTTTAAATCCTCTTGCATATGATGTTCTCCATTGGGTTTCATGGCCAATTTTATATAACGTGCTGAGTCTCGGTGTGAGAACCATGTTGTCCATACGGTTGGATTTGTTTAAGCGAAGTCCGGATAGTAATGTTAATTTACGGGTTACTTCCCAGTCACTCTGTAAAAAAGCTCCGAGTAAATTGACCTGTTGGTCAATCAGGTAATCGTATGCTTTAATTTCATCAAACGTGTATTCGTATTGATTTTCTACTCCAGCGGTAAAGGTGTTTTTTCCATTTAGGAATTCCGAACTGATATAATTGTATTGAACTCCGTTTTGTACCGAATAATTTTTTGTATGTCCCCATGCATCGATTTGGTCTATACCTGTGTAATGTGTTCTTTTTGTATTTTGGGCAGAACCATAGATACTGAATGAACTTGATTTGTCTTTTGCCTGACGTTCGTAATTGAAGCCTGCTACCAGAATATGATGCAAGCGGTATTCAGATTGATCGGCTTTGTCGGCTTGAAGATCTAATTTGTTTCCGCCCTTTCTTTCTTCATTGATACTCCATCCATTGATCTCCAGTTTATCTTGCGGAGATAACTTAAAAAATGAATTGAAACCGAAAGAGTTGTTTTGTAAGATGGGCATTTCAGAAAATCCATCGCCATTTGCATCATAGGAGTCACGATTGCGATGAGATGCGAAAAGAGAAACTCCAGCATTCTGCTCATCATTAACTGCTGTTAGATTGGCATTGAAAAAATGATCCCAGGTTTTGTTCCCGATTAATGAGCTGTTATTGGAAAGTGTGAACGAGCTTTTTCGCGGTTCCTTTGTTAAGATATTGACCGTTCCAGCAATGGCTGAGGATCCATATAAAACCGATCCACCACCTTTTACAATTTCGACGCGGTCAATCATATTGGCAGGTATCTGTTCCAGTCCATACAGACTCATCAATGAACTGAATACGGGGCGGCTATTAATTAGGATCTGGGAATAGGAGCCCCCAAGCCCATTCATCCTTAACTGAGAATAGTTACACGTCTGACA is a window encoding:
- a CDS encoding 2-isopropylmalate synthase; its protein translation is MNKKKIDIFDTTLRDGEQGPGCLLTLQSKLEIAEQLEFLGVDIIEAGFPVSSPADFKAVQEVSKLIKNAKVCALARARELDIDTAVNALKNAVCPRVQLGIGTSDIHIKNKFNSTRDDILAVAFKMVRYASNKIEEVQFFAEDAGRADNLFLAKMVENVIEAGATIVNLPDTNGFCTPFEYYEKIKFVIENVPNMDKAKISVHCHNDLGMATANTIAGLLAGASQAEGTINGVGERAGNAALEEIVMTLIIKDLPIFTTVDPSYISKLSKMVEMAMSNPIQANKAIVGRNAFSHSSGIHQDGVLKDRSNYEIIDPAVIGFEMPDLILTARSGRAALRHRMEILDIHVQENEFEQYYAYFLQLADTKSIVADSDLIDLCTSLSRKVF
- a CDS encoding TonB-dependent receptor — translated: MKINHFLIMGTLILSSLTLSAQTGQLKGKITDPEGAPIEWATISIPRLGMATKADSIGNYELPPIPAGSYLLKVSFIGFETKLLSVTIVERVVQVKNLELSASSNRLNSVVVTGTRTAHRKSESPIAVHILDSRTFDITQSNTLADGLCFQPGLRMETDCQTCNYSQLRMNGLGGSYSQILINSRPVFSSLMSLYGLEQIPANMIDRVEIVKGGGSVLYGSSAIAGTVNILTKEPRKSSFTLSNNSSLIGNKTWDHFFNANLTAVNDEQNAGVSLFASHRNRDSYDANGDGFSEMPILQNNSFGFNSFFKLSPQDKLEINGWSINEERKGGNKLDLQADKADQSEYRLHHILVAGFNYERQAKDKSSSFSIYGSAQNTKRTHYTGIDQIDAWGHTKNYSVQNGVQYNYISSEFLNGKNTFTAGVENQYEYTFDEIKAYDYLIDQQVNLLGAFLQSDWEVTRKLTLLSGLRLNKSNRMDNMVLTPRLSTLYKIGHETQWRTSYARGFKAPQALETDMHMAFAGGGVSVIRTDANLIAETSNSLNSSLDFNRASEHMIYGFTVDGFFTRLYNTFVLEEIGTDQNNNQQLLRKNGGNSSVRGVTVEGRLNYDQKIQLETGLTLQKSTYDQTVSWSSDLPGTKQYLRSPDLYGYYTLSFWPQNPFNAVLSGVLTGPMQVPHFAGAPGIDQDVLYTSPTFFENNIKLSYTCTLKQIKQDLQFHIGIQNIFNQYQRDFDTGKNRDSNYIYGPSRPRTFFLGLKFGLM